A portion of the Lolium rigidum isolate FL_2022 chromosome 1, APGP_CSIRO_Lrig_0.1, whole genome shotgun sequence genome contains these proteins:
- the LOC124683154 gene encoding mavicyanin-like has translation MEIRRHALVIAVAVAAIASFARVAAAATSYTVGAPDGLWDMQTDYAEWVAARTFHPGDNITFTYSRELHDVVEVGKAGYDACSSANNVSAFRSGNDVISLTAVGTRYFLCGLTGHCDSGMKIRIDVAATTAGPTAAPPPTTSAAGNTVAGAGRGALLVAQALVGSMAFW, from the exons ATGGAGATTAGGAGACATGCTCTGGTGATcgccgtggcggtggcggcgatcgCCTCTTTTGCTCgggtggcagcggcggcgacgaGCTACACAGTCGGGGCTCCGGACGGGCTGTGGGACATGCAAACCGACTACGCCGAATGGGTTGCCGCCAGGACGTTCCACCCAGGCGACAACATCA CGTTCACGTACTCGCGGGAGCTGCACGACGTGGTGGAGGTGGGCAAGGCCGGATACGACGCCTGCTCCAGCGCCAACAATGTCTCCGCCTTCCGCTCCGGCAACGACGTCATTTCCCTCACCGCCGTCGGCACGCGCTACTTTCTCTGCGGCCTCACTGGCCACTGCGACAGCGGCATGAAGATCAGGATCGACGTCGCCGCCACGACCGCTGGtcccacggccgcgccgccgccgactacGTCCGCCGCAGGGAACACCGTCGCTGGAGCTGGGCGTGGGGCGCTCCTCGTGGCGCAGGCTCTCGTTGGCAGCATGGCCTTCTGGTGA